Proteins from a single region of Chryseobacterium sp. T16E-39:
- a CDS encoding fibronectin type III domain-containing protein: protein MKRFSIFLILLLCLINGGLSAQAPATLPYIQDFSTANDLTLINGSQPNKWEYGSATGNAANSIYISNNGGGANAYDVGVSSVVQAYRDIVIPAGSTIATLAFDWKADGESNYDYLRVWLVPTTLTPTAGVQIGTGGGNIQLGQFNQKPTWQTYLNTTLNISSFAGSTMRLVFEWRNDTSAGTQPPVAIDNINLSIPTCLVPTASPVSTITSNSATIAWTAPTPAPANGYAYYISTSNVPPVAGTTPTGTTAGTSANITGLTPNTTYYWWVKSVCSPTDSSIWATGANFTTTQIAATIPYSQNFSTGNDLGFTNGTQVNKWVYGSATGNPANSIYISDNGTANTYTTGTSSVVHAYRDIIIPIGTTAATLAFDWKADGESNYDFLRVWLVPASFMPVAGSQITAGAGRIQLGANYNQQTSWQTYFNTNLNLSSFAGSTMRLVFEWTNDSSGGTQPPVALDNINLAIPTCVVPSALAVNGVTATGATLSWTAPTPAPGNGYAYYLTTTNTPPVAGTPPTGTSATTSVNLTTLAPNTTYYWWVKSVCSSTDSSFWISGPTFTTTQIPATIPYNQNFSTNNDFGFTSGTQVNKWAYGSATGNPANSIYISNTNGTTNAYATGSTSVTQAYRDIIVPAGASIATLSFDWKADGESTYDYLRVWLVPASFMPTAGVQIAAGAGRIQIGNNYNQQTTWQTFINNTLNISSFAGTTMRLVFEWRNDGSGGTQPPAAIDNVKLLICNTTTPVVTLSGITHNAATVTWPQDNGGASYIVRYRPVGSGGAWTSISIPAVAAPATTNTYNLSALLPATLYEVEVAAVCNSVPGVYSHNEFTTKCDPTPPNVTVSNITTTSALITWGPLAVSSSYKMRYRIVGSGNAGWSADIILPLAPTNTYALTGLSVYTTYEVQIANKCDNETTYNGWSSPAVFTTERTCDLPPPGLTITQLTTTSATVIWDSFPGATYILRYRKVGIPSWTTVTITNNNYIITGLLELTKYEMEVANICGGTPGTYTLPYYFTTPTVIYCPMKSTSSASEFISKVTVKPNGKPTMESTTDATNYSDFTADTTKFINLVQGSGGNEISIEKSWTGNTYDEGIAVWIDFDRNGTFDIDERILVSSPNTTTPIKGTFSVPVDAFISTTDYKYVVMRVAMQRDGIPVNCTGFANGEVEDYTVRISKNPVPNATNQTEILIYPNPVSSVLNVKNISKRANYKLYNAAGQLVNSGIILNNKIDVSRLINGVYVIDIEDAQGTAQKKFIKE, encoded by the coding sequence ATGAAGAGATTTTCTATTTTTTTAATACTTCTTCTGTGTTTGATCAATGGAGGCTTGTCTGCACAAGCACCCGCTACATTGCCGTATATTCAGGATTTTTCGACGGCAAATGATCTCACATTGATTAATGGAAGTCAACCTAATAAATGGGAATATGGTTCAGCAACGGGTAATGCTGCCAATTCCATTTATATTTCGAATAATGGTGGGGGGGCTAATGCTTATGACGTGGGTGTTTCCAGTGTCGTTCAGGCATATAGAGATATTGTAATTCCTGCCGGATCTACTATTGCTACTTTGGCATTTGACTGGAAGGCAGATGGAGAAAGTAATTACGATTATTTAAGAGTATGGCTTGTGCCTACTACTTTAACGCCAACAGCGGGAGTACAAATTGGAACTGGTGGAGGTAATATCCAACTGGGTCAATTTAATCAGAAGCCAACATGGCAGACTTATCTTAATACCACTTTGAACATCAGTAGTTTTGCTGGAAGTACAATGCGATTGGTATTTGAATGGAGAAATGATACAAGTGCAGGAACACAACCTCCTGTAGCAATTGATAATATTAATTTGTCAATTCCTACATGCCTTGTTCCTACAGCTTCACCTGTTTCTACCATAACTTCAAATTCCGCTACAATAGCATGGACTGCTCCCACTCCTGCACCGGCTAATGGATATGCGTACTATATCAGTACTTCGAATGTGCCTCCAGTTGCTGGGACAACACCAACAGGAACTACAGCAGGGACATCCGCAAACATTACAGGTTTAACACCTAATACGACTTATTATTGGTGGGTGAAATCAGTTTGTAGCCCGACCGACAGTAGTATTTGGGCTACAGGTGCAAATTTTACAACGACACAGATCGCTGCAACGATTCCATATAGTCAAAACTTCTCTACAGGTAATGATCTAGGATTTACTAATGGAACTCAAGTTAATAAATGGGTGTATGGTTCTGCAACGGGGAACCCTGCAAACTCTATTTACATATCGGATAATGGTACTGCTAATACGTATACAACGGGTACAAGCAGTGTTGTTCATGCTTATAGAGATATTATTATCCCGATTGGAACTACGGCCGCTACTTTGGCATTTGACTGGAAAGCAGATGGAGAAAGTAACTATGACTTTTTAAGAGTTTGGTTAGTTCCGGCTTCTTTCATGCCAGTTGCAGGATCTCAGATTACAGCAGGTGCCGGAAGAATTCAATTAGGTGCTAATTACAACCAACAAACAAGCTGGCAGACTTATTTTAATACCAATTTAAATTTGAGCAGCTTTGCAGGTTCTACCATGCGATTGGTGTTCGAATGGACGAATGACAGTAGTGGAGGTACCCAACCTCCGGTAGCTTTGGATAATATTAATCTTGCCATTCCTACGTGTGTTGTTCCTTCTGCTTTAGCAGTGAATGGGGTAACCGCTACTGGTGCGACTTTAAGTTGGACGGCTCCAACTCCTGCACCTGGTAATGGATATGCTTATTATCTAACAACGACCAATACTCCTCCTGTTGCAGGAACGCCTCCAACCGGAACAAGTGCTACAACGTCAGTGAATTTAACTACTCTTGCTCCTAATACCACTTATTATTGGTGGGTGAAATCTGTTTGTAGTTCAACAGATAGTAGTTTTTGGATTTCGGGTCCAACTTTTACAACAACCCAAATACCGGCAACCATTCCATATAATCAGAATTTCTCTACAAATAATGATTTCGGATTTACGAGTGGAACTCAGGTCAATAAATGGGCTTATGGCAGTGCTACAGGTAATCCAGCCAATTCTATTTATATATCCAATACGAATGGAACAACCAATGCATATGCGACTGGTTCAACAAGTGTAACGCAGGCATATAGAGATATTATCGTTCCTGCAGGAGCATCCATTGCTACTTTATCTTTTGATTGGAAAGCAGATGGAGAAAGTACTTATGATTATTTAAGAGTATGGTTGGTTCCAGCATCTTTTATGCCTACAGCGGGAGTTCAGATTGCTGCAGGGGCTGGAAGAATTCAAATAGGAAACAATTATAACCAACAGACTACATGGCAGACATTCATTAACAATACTTTGAATATCAGTAGTTTTGCAGGAACAACAATGCGTTTGGTATTCGAATGGAGAAATGATGGAAGTGGAGGAACTCAACCACCTGCAGCTATTGATAATGTAAAATTACTTATCTGTAATACAACAACACCAGTTGTAACATTAAGCGGTATTACTCACAATGCAGCAACAGTAACATGGCCTCAGGATAATGGGGGAGCTTCATATATTGTAAGATACAGGCCAGTAGGTTCAGGTGGTGCGTGGACTTCAATAAGCATACCGGCTGTTGCAGCTCCTGCAACTACGAATACCTATAATTTATCTGCCTTATTACCTGCAACTCTTTATGAGGTTGAGGTAGCGGCAGTTTGTAACAGTGTTCCTGGTGTATATTCACACAATGAATTTACTACAAAATGTGATCCTACGCCTCCGAATGTTACAGTAAGTAATATTACAACAACTTCTGCACTGATCACTTGGGGACCACTTGCAGTTAGTTCGTCTTATAAAATGAGATACAGAATTGTAGGAAGTGGTAACGCAGGTTGGAGTGCAGACATCATATTGCCATTGGCACCAACAAATACTTATGCATTGACAGGTTTAAGTGTTTACACTACCTATGAAGTTCAGATTGCCAACAAGTGTGATAACGAAACAACTTATAATGGATGGTCTTCTCCAGCGGTATTTACTACAGAGAGAACATGTGATTTACCTCCTCCGGGATTAACGATCACTCAATTAACAACGACCTCGGCAACCGTAATCTGGGACTCTTTCCCTGGTGCTACTTATATCTTAAGATATAGAAAAGTTGGTATTCCTAGCTGGACTACTGTTACAATTACAAACAATAATTATATTATTACAGGATTATTGGAGCTGACGAAATATGAAATGGAAGTAGCTAACATCTGTGGTGGTACACCAGGAACTTATACACTTCCTTATTATTTCACTACACCTACCGTGATCTATTGTCCAATGAAATCTACAAGTTCAGCATCTGAATTTATTTCAAAGGTTACGGTGAAGCCAAACGGTAAGCCAACTATGGAGAGCACTACTGATGCTACTAATTATTCTGACTTTACAGCAGATACAACGAAATTTATAAACCTTGTTCAGGGTTCAGGAGGTAATGAAATCTCTATTGAAAAATCATGGACAGGAAATACTTACGATGAAGGTATTGCTGTATGGATTGATTTTGACAGAAACGGAACTTTTGATATTGATGAAAGAATCCTTGTTTCTTCACCGAATACAACGACTCCTATTAAAGGAACATTTAGTGTGCCTGTGGATGCGTTTATCAGTACAACAGATTATAAGTATGTGGTGATGAGAGTTGCTATGCAGAGAGATGGTATTCCTGTAAACTGTACAGGTTTTGCCAATGGTGAGGTTGAGGATTATACAGTAAGGATTTCTAAAAATCCGGTGCCAAATGCGACAAATCAGACGGAAATTCTGATTTATCCTAACCCGGTTAGCTCTGTATTGAATGTGAAAAATATTAGTAAAAGAGCTAATTATAAATTGTATAATGCTGCAGGTCAGCTTGTGAATAGCGGAATCATCTTGAATAATAAGATTGATGTAAGCAGATTGATAAATGGAGTGTATGTTATAGACATCGAAGATGCGCAGGGTACAGCTCAAAAGAAATTTATCAAAGAATAA
- a CDS encoding YkvA family protein: protein MKYSKLNLAKEAINHKGFVKKIPDIFRMVKYWKKGIYPMKSIDIILPLLGILYIISPIDLIPEVAVPVLGVLDDLAVLYLVIPKLIKEVDKFLLWEAEQKINAGNTKVINAQIVE from the coding sequence ATGAAATATTCTAAATTAAATCTGGCTAAGGAAGCCATCAACCACAAGGGATTTGTCAAAAAAATACCTGACATCTTCAGAATGGTTAAATATTGGAAAAAAGGAATCTATCCGATGAAATCGATCGATATCATTTTACCATTATTAGGGATTCTTTATATTATTTCTCCAATCGACTTAATTCCTGAAGTTGCAGTGCCTGTGTTAGGGGTTTTAGATGATTTGGCTGTTTTATATTTAGTCATTCCTAAACTGATCAAAGAAGTTGATAAATTTTTACTTTGGGAAGCTGAGCAGAAAATAAATGCTGGCAATACAAAAGTAATTAATGCTCAAATTGTTGAGTAG
- a CDS encoding YMGG-like glycine zipper-containing protein: protein MKNIVITGLLSVFIMTACKKDDQVAEKSLEQQKIEFQAKQLEIEKQKLAIEKEKMVYESQKKADSIVESNKAKAAAARNSEPKVITKTRTIYRDRESNSNNNGSYANNEGSSQGTTQEAPQKKGMSKAAKGTIIGTVGGAAAGAIISKNNRGLGAVIGGVVGGATGYAIGRSGDRKDGRVKPRN from the coding sequence ATGAAGAATATAGTAATAACAGGCCTTTTGTCAGTATTTATTATGACAGCCTGTAAAAAAGATGATCAGGTAGCAGAGAAGTCATTGGAGCAACAGAAAATTGAATTCCAGGCCAAACAACTTGAAATAGAAAAACAAAAGTTAGCTATTGAAAAGGAAAAAATGGTTTATGAATCTCAGAAAAAAGCAGACAGTATCGTTGAGTCTAACAAGGCTAAAGCAGCAGCTGCAAGAAACTCTGAACCGAAAGTAATTACAAAAACAAGAACAATATACAGAGATCGCGAATCCAACTCAAATAATAATGGATCGTATGCCAACAATGAAGGCAGCTCACAAGGAACGACCCAAGAAGCACCTCAGAAAAAAGGAATGAGTAAAGCTGCGAAGGGAACTATTATTGGTACTGTGGGAGGTGCAGCAGCAGGAGCCATTATAAGTAAAAACAACAGAGGTTTAGGTGCGGTAATCGGAGGTGTTGTAGGTGGAGCTACCGGCTATGCAATTGGACGATCCGGAGACAGAAAAGATGGCAGAGTGAAACCCCGTAATTAA
- the pyrF gene encoding orotidine-5'-phosphate decarboxylase, translating into MESKKEFFLECYKLGIIKFGRFTLKSGIESPFYVDLRPLASDPKILKNLANYLLEMLPLDNFDLICGVPYAALPMATAMSLESYIPLIIKRKEAKDYGTKKMIEGIYQKGQNCLLVEDVITSGKSLLETIAEVEQEDLKVADIVVVLDREQGGKQLLESKGFRVHTLFNISEVCTILQETGELSDEEVKRIQDFLLGNHIQFEEVTRSSYEQKLNSTQHSVSKKLLELAINKQSNLIASADVTTTEELLELAEKVGPHVIALKTHIDIISDFEYQKTIIPLKELAAKHQFLLMEDRKFADIGNTQELQFTSGVFKITDWADFVTSQVIGGFESLDCFKNVGVVAIIGMSSKGTLTTNSYREEALKVSLSHPNVIGGVSQNQIPEDLLLFTPGVNLADSGDGKGQQYNTPEHVFKNLHTDFIIVGRGIYKSENPEAAAVTYKNEGWKAYTDSLKKG; encoded by the coding sequence ATGGAAAGTAAAAAAGAGTTCTTTTTGGAGTGCTATAAGCTAGGGATCATTAAATTCGGGAGATTCACTTTAAAAAGTGGTATAGAAAGTCCCTTTTATGTAGATCTAAGACCTTTGGCTTCAGATCCTAAAATTTTAAAAAACCTGGCTAACTATCTATTGGAAATGCTTCCTTTGGATAATTTTGATTTAATTTGTGGTGTTCCTTATGCCGCTCTTCCTATGGCAACAGCAATGTCACTGGAAAGCTATATTCCATTGATCATCAAAAGAAAAGAAGCTAAAGATTACGGCACCAAGAAAATGATTGAGGGAATTTATCAGAAAGGACAGAATTGCCTTTTGGTAGAAGATGTAATCACTTCCGGAAAATCTTTATTAGAAACCATTGCTGAAGTTGAGCAGGAAGATCTTAAAGTGGCTGATATTGTAGTGGTTTTAGACAGAGAACAGGGAGGAAAGCAACTTTTAGAAAGTAAAGGATTCAGAGTTCACACATTATTTAATATTTCAGAAGTATGCACTATTCTTCAGGAAACAGGAGAGTTATCCGATGAAGAAGTAAAAAGAATTCAGGATTTTCTTTTAGGAAATCATATACAGTTTGAAGAAGTTACAAGAAGTTCATATGAACAGAAATTAAACTCCACGCAACATTCTGTTTCTAAAAAATTATTAGAATTAGCCATTAATAAGCAATCTAACCTTATTGCTTCAGCCGACGTTACTACGACCGAAGAATTGTTGGAACTTGCAGAAAAAGTAGGACCACACGTTATTGCACTGAAAACACATATTGATATTATTTCTGATTTTGAATATCAAAAAACAATTATTCCACTTAAAGAATTAGCTGCAAAACACCAGTTCTTATTAATGGAAGACAGAAAATTTGCTGATATTGGAAATACTCAGGAACTACAGTTTACCAGCGGTGTTTTTAAAATTACTGATTGGGCAGACTTTGTCACTTCTCAGGTGATTGGAGGTTTTGAATCTCTGGACTGTTTTAAAAATGTAGGGGTTGTTGCTATTATTGGAATGTCTTCCAAAGGAACATTAACGACTAACAGTTATCGGGAAGAAGCTCTTAAAGTGTCTCTTTCTCATCCAAATGTGATTGGAGGAGTCTCTCAAAATCAAATCCCTGAAGATCTGCTGCTCTTTACTCCCGGGGTAAACCTGGCTGATTCAGGAGATGGAAAAGGGCAACAGTACAATACTCCGGAACATGTTTTCAAAAACCTGCATACCGATTTTATTATCGTAGGAAGAGGAATTTATAAATCCGAAAATCCTGAGGCAGCAGCAGTAACTTATAAAAATGAAGGCTGGAAGGCATATACCGATTCTTTAAAAAAAGGTTAA
- a CDS encoding thioredoxin family protein → MKDYWDKAISFEDYINIGKQRLENPDNQNDIDFKHYYELGLQRMDRTLKKYVPNQEQLAELQTKKFDGKILIISEVWCGDASASVPAFVKFFEGHNEVKIFLRDGDKTLINQFLTNGTESIPKVIILNNDFTVKNSWGPRPKYGKDLLLKYKADPEAYPKDQFYNDLQIYYAKNRGLDAVQEILELL, encoded by the coding sequence ATGAAAGATTATTGGGATAAGGCAATCAGTTTCGAGGACTATATAAATATTGGAAAGCAGAGATTAGAAAACCCTGACAATCAAAACGATATAGATTTTAAACATTATTACGAACTTGGTCTTCAAAGGATGGATAGAACTTTAAAAAAGTATGTCCCGAATCAGGAGCAGCTTGCTGAATTACAGACCAAAAAATTCGATGGTAAAATTCTTATCATTTCTGAGGTATGGTGCGGTGATGCCAGTGCAAGCGTTCCGGCTTTTGTTAAATTTTTCGAAGGTCATAATGAGGTTAAAATTTTCCTTAGAGACGGAGACAAAACATTAATCAATCAATTCTTGACCAATGGAACAGAGTCGATACCAAAGGTTATTATTTTAAATAATGACTTTACAGTTAAAAACTCATGGGGTCCCCGTCCAAAGTATGGTAAAGACTTATTATTAAAATATAAAGCTGACCCTGAAGCTTATCCAAAAGATCAGTTTTATAATGATCTTCAGATTTATTATGCCAAAAACAGAGGCTTAGATGCAGTGCAGGAAATCCTGGAATTATTATAA
- a CDS encoding TlpA family protein disulfide reductase, with product MKKNIIYIVLIIIIGVIAFIPGVRNFLKDQFFPIATIENAVTVNKDDYDIDLQGINVPSTNLKNFKDKPIFLNFWGTWCPPCRKEWPTIQKLYDTRKGNVDFVLIAMKDEEPAIRKFLKENNYSVPVYIAQSPISEKLLPKAFPTTFLLDKSGRILIKEDAYRDWNTESVHQFIDNIIK from the coding sequence ATGAAAAAAAATATAATATACATTGTACTCATAATCATTATCGGCGTTATTGCTTTTATTCCGGGAGTAAGAAATTTCCTGAAAGATCAGTTTTTTCCTATTGCTACCATTGAAAATGCAGTGACTGTAAACAAAGACGATTATGATATCGATTTGCAGGGGATCAATGTTCCAAGTACAAATCTGAAGAACTTCAAAGACAAACCGATTTTTTTAAATTTTTGGGGAACATGGTGCCCTCCATGCAGAAAAGAATGGCCAACCATTCAGAAATTATATGACACGAGAAAAGGAAATGTAGATTTTGTACTGATCGCAATGAAGGATGAAGAGCCTGCAATAAGAAAATTCCTTAAAGAAAACAATTACTCTGTTCCGGTTTATATTGCGCAGAGCCCTATCTCTGAAAAATTACTGCCAAAGGCCTTTCCTACTACATTTTTATTAGATAAATCGGGAAGAATCCTTATCAAAGAAGATGCTTACAGGGATTGGAATACGGAATCTGTTCACCAATTTATTGACAACATTATTAAATAA
- the aroC gene encoding chorismate synthase, giving the protein MFNTLGNLLSLTTFGESHGVAYGGIINNFPAGLTVDLDQIQYELDRRKPGQSSIVTQRKESDTVKFLSGMFEGKTTGTPIGFIIENENQKSKDYDHIANAYRPSHADFTYDQKFGIRDYRGGGKSSARETINWVVAGALAKQLLPNIEINAYVSSVGDIFCEKPYQDLDFSKTESNDVRCPDAETAEKMISRIKEIKKEGNTIGGTITCVIKNVPVGIGEPIFSKLQAELAKAMLNINACKGFEYGSGFCGAKMTGKEHNDAFNTDFTTKSNLSGGIQGGISNGMDIYFRVAFKPVATILRPQDSIDKEGNPVIVEGKGRHDPCVVPRAVPVVESLAAFVLADLFLINKTRNINQF; this is encoded by the coding sequence ATGTTCAATACTTTAGGTAATCTTCTCAGTCTTACAACATTTGGAGAAAGTCACGGTGTGGCTTATGGTGGAATCATCAATAATTTTCCGGCTGGTTTAACAGTTGATCTTGATCAAATTCAATATGAGCTGGATCGTCGTAAACCTGGCCAGTCTTCTATCGTTACGCAACGAAAGGAGAGTGATACTGTAAAATTTCTTTCAGGCATGTTTGAGGGAAAAACGACAGGTACTCCCATTGGTTTTATTATCGAAAATGAAAATCAAAAATCGAAAGATTATGATCATATCGCCAATGCGTATCGTCCGAGTCATGCAGACTTTACATATGATCAAAAATTTGGGATCAGGGATTATCGCGGGGGTGGAAAATCCTCAGCGAGGGAAACCATCAACTGGGTAGTGGCTGGTGCGCTTGCAAAGCAGCTTTTACCCAATATAGAAATCAATGCGTATGTCTCTTCTGTAGGTGATATTTTCTGTGAAAAACCTTATCAGGATCTTGACTTTTCGAAGACAGAAAGCAATGATGTCCGCTGCCCTGATGCAGAGACTGCTGAAAAGATGATCTCCAGAATTAAGGAAATTAAAAAAGAGGGAAATACTATTGGGGGAACCATTACCTGCGTGATCAAAAATGTTCCTGTAGGAATCGGTGAGCCTATATTTTCTAAATTACAAGCTGAGCTCGCAAAGGCTATGCTTAACATCAATGCTTGTAAGGGATTTGAATATGGAAGTGGTTTTTGCGGAGCAAAAATGACCGGTAAGGAACATAATGATGCCTTTAATACTGATTTTACGACAAAATCAAATCTTTCAGGAGGAATACAAGGAGGAATTTCCAACGGTATGGATATTTATTTCCGTGTTGCTTTCAAACCTGTAGCAACTATTTTAAGACCTCAGGACAGTATCGATAAAGAAGGCAACCCAGTTATTGTTGAAGGAAAAGGAAGACATGATCCTTGTGTAGTTCCAAGAGCAGTGCCGGTAGTTGAAAGCCTGGCTGCATTTGTACTGGCAGATCTATTTTTAATTAATAAAACAAGAAATATAAATCAATTTTAA
- a CDS encoding LIC_10190 family membrane protein, whose product MILILFSSILIIATLSGIGRMMEIFSETLYSGISAKILTGILATTITWTLFAFFIPINIYVEIPTIALGLFFFFKDRVYLEFYQFSKRHIQLLIAIVLVILFSGSYYPYILDHYGYYVPSIKWLTEYGLVKGISNLDLTLGQMSAWHIFQAGFSNFSDPFLRINTVILIVYAIYIIEKRSWIQLVFLPVMLLFSQSPSPDLPVIIFSLIILNEIVSGNNKTSLLFTFSIFVFTIKPTMIWLPILSLFYSTLIVKAHVKNFIWGTLIIILFFIKNIWTFGYPIFPVSIGDLGISWKPNPEILKTSSRFAVQKTYDMQYTFEEIQKFSLLDYIKNWLFLNGIKSKINILFIVSLFSLILYSLKKRKRIVYLITISLVIKTVLVLLFSAQYRFFIDAFFVIFFILFSSYFNEKRSLITFSALSFFVIIFLSFPAFFATHLPSYKMANFMADFEKKQIYQPSVYKPTDYHSFKVGDLHFNVSKNYPYTFASPLPAMTLNYMIENAKTKIFPQPVNKNNLKKGFIWKKMNDKEIKDTQHIINTIINTDK is encoded by the coding sequence ATGATCTTAATTCTGTTTTCATCTATCCTCATCATTGCAACCCTGTCAGGGATAGGAAGAATGATGGAGATATTTTCAGAAACGTTATATTCAGGTATATCAGCCAAAATTCTTACCGGAATACTGGCAACAACTATAACCTGGACTTTATTTGCATTCTTCATTCCCATCAATATATATGTAGAAATACCAACGATTGCACTCGGACTGTTCTTTTTTTTTAAAGACAGAGTATACCTTGAATTTTATCAATTTTCAAAAAGACATATCCAATTATTAATTGCTATTGTATTGGTTATTCTTTTTAGTGGTTCCTATTACCCTTACATCCTGGACCACTATGGCTACTATGTTCCCTCAATAAAATGGCTTACAGAATATGGTTTAGTAAAAGGGATATCTAATCTTGATCTTACTTTAGGACAAATGTCAGCGTGGCATATCTTTCAGGCAGGATTTTCTAATTTCTCTGATCCTTTTTTAAGAATCAATACAGTTATTCTTATCGTGTATGCTATTTATATCATTGAAAAACGATCATGGATTCAGCTTGTTTTTCTTCCGGTCATGCTTTTGTTTTCCCAGTCCCCCAGCCCGGACCTACCTGTCATTATTTTTTCATTAATCATTCTCAATGAAATCGTTTCCGGTAATAATAAGACCTCTTTACTCTTTACATTTTCGATATTTGTTTTCACGATCAAACCAACGATGATCTGGCTTCCTATTCTAAGCCTGTTTTATTCAACCCTGATTGTAAAAGCACATGTAAAGAATTTCATATGGGGTACTTTGATCATTATTTTATTCTTTATTAAAAACATATGGACTTTTGGTTATCCAATTTTTCCGGTCTCAATCGGTGATCTTGGAATATCATGGAAGCCTAATCCTGAAATACTAAAAACTTCTTCCCGTTTTGCAGTTCAGAAAACCTATGATATGCAATACACTTTTGAAGAAATCCAGAAATTTTCTTTATTGGATTATATTAAAAACTGGTTATTTCTGAATGGAATTAAATCCAAGATCAATATTTTATTTATTGTGAGTCTTTTTTCACTGATTCTCTACTCCCTAAAAAAAAGAAAAAGAATTGTCTATTTAATTACCATCTCATTAGTGATAAAAACAGTACTTGTTCTGCTATTCTCTGCTCAGTATCGATTCTTTATAGATGCCTTCTTTGTGATATTTTTCATCCTGTTTTCTTCCTATTTTAACGAAAAAAGATCATTGATTACATTTTCAGCATTAAGTTTCTTTGTCATCATTTTTTTATCCTTCCCAGCTTTTTTTGCCACACACCTTCCCAGCTATAAAATGGCGAATTTCATGGCTGATTTCGAGAAGAAGCAGATTTATCAGCCATCAGTATATAAACCCACCGATTATCATTCTTTTAAGGTCGGTGATCTTCACTTTAATGTTTCTAAAAACTATCCCTACACTTTTGCAAGCCCTCTTCCCGCAATGACACTTAATTATATGATTGAGAATGCAAAAACCAAGATTTTCCCGCAGCCTGTCAACAAAAACAATCTTAAAAAAGGCTTTATCTGGAAGAAGATGAATGATAAAGAGATAAAAGATACCCAGCATATTATCAATACTATCATTAATACCGATAAATAG